The Sphingosinithalassobacter sp. CS137 genome includes a region encoding these proteins:
- a CDS encoding YraN family protein, which yields MSDRRAAEARGRDGERRAAWYLWLKGWRILDRRVRTSSGEIDLVARKGDLIAFVEVKTRATGAELDHAIDERRLARVAAAAEILMPRYATAGEDVRIDVVLVAPGQLPRHIENAWIG from the coding sequence ATGAGCGATCGGCGCGCCGCCGAGGCGCGGGGCCGCGACGGCGAACGCCGCGCGGCCTGGTATCTGTGGCTCAAGGGCTGGCGGATTCTCGATCGCCGCGTCCGCACGTCGTCGGGCGAAATCGATCTGGTCGCGCGCAAGGGCGATCTGATCGCCTTCGTCGAAGTGAAGACCCGCGCCACCGGCGCCGAGCTCGACCATGCGATCGACGAACGGCGCCTCGCCCGCGTCGCGGCGGCGGCGGAAATCCTGATGCCGCGCTACGCCACCGCGGGAGAGGATGTGCGGATCGACGTGGTGCTGGTCGCCCCCGGCCAGCTGCCGCGCCACATCGAAAATGCCTGGATCGGATGA
- a CDS encoding primosomal protein N' has translation MPGPRARVLVLNSALGPLDYRVPQGMHVEPGSIVVCPLGPRQLAGVVWEPDRLPAEEVGDNRLRNLVAVSDAPPIPAPLRRLVEWTADYYLAPPAAVLAMALRTSAAFEGPPTIVEYRATGSVPERMTTQREQALERIGDRQGLVRELATIAGVSDGVIRGLVKAGAIEAVTVETDTPYPRPDPQFAPPDLSSEQSDVASILRQAVGAADFQPFLLDGVTGSGKTEVYFEAVAAALAAGKQTLVLLPEIALTEPFLTRFERRFGCAPVAWHSDLRQSQRRRAWRAIASGEALVTVGARSALFLPYADLGLIVVDEAHETSFKQEDGVHYHARDVAVMRGLFEKCPIVLATATPAIEMRRQVELGRYEELKLPGRYGAAELPHIEAIDLIEEPPERGRWLAPRLVKGMAATLERGEQVLLFLNRRGYAPLTLCRHCGHRFQCPNCTAWMVEHRLTGRLACHHCGHNTPTPKLCPECKSEDTLVACGPGVERIADEVRDLFPDKRTAIVTSDTLWSPAKAAEFVRRMEAREIDIVVGTQLVTKGYHFPNLTLVGVVDADLGLDGGDLRASERTFQQIMQVSGRAGRGEKPGTVLIQTHQPSAQVMRALVTGDGEAFYAAETEARREASAPPFGRYAAIVVSSEDRAAAEETARMLGRSAPQLDEMMVFGPAPAPLAMLRGRHRFRLLVHAKRTFDVQDVIRTWLDGVGRNAKVRVTVDVDPYSFL, from the coding sequence ATGCCCGGCCCGCGCGCTCGCGTTCTCGTCCTCAATTCCGCACTGGGTCCGCTCGACTATCGCGTGCCGCAGGGAATGCACGTCGAGCCCGGGTCGATCGTCGTCTGCCCTCTCGGGCCGCGGCAGCTGGCGGGCGTGGTGTGGGAACCGGATCGGCTGCCAGCCGAGGAAGTCGGCGACAACCGCCTGCGCAACCTGGTCGCGGTCAGCGATGCGCCGCCGATCCCTGCGCCGCTGCGCCGCCTCGTCGAATGGACCGCCGACTATTATCTCGCGCCCCCGGCCGCGGTGCTGGCGATGGCGCTGCGCACCTCGGCAGCGTTCGAGGGACCGCCCACCATCGTCGAATACCGCGCGACGGGCAGCGTGCCCGAGCGGATGACGACGCAACGCGAGCAGGCGCTCGAGCGGATCGGCGACCGGCAGGGGCTGGTGCGCGAGCTCGCCACGATCGCGGGCGTTTCCGACGGCGTGATTCGCGGCCTGGTGAAAGCAGGTGCGATCGAGGCCGTGACAGTGGAAACCGACACGCCCTATCCGCGCCCCGACCCGCAGTTCGCCCCGCCGGACCTCAGCTCCGAACAGAGCGATGTCGCGAGCATCCTGCGCCAGGCGGTGGGGGCAGCGGATTTCCAGCCGTTCCTGCTCGACGGCGTCACCGGCTCGGGCAAGACCGAGGTCTATTTCGAAGCGGTCGCGGCAGCGCTTGCTGCGGGAAAGCAGACATTGGTGCTGCTGCCCGAGATCGCGTTGACCGAGCCGTTCCTGACGCGCTTCGAAAGGCGCTTCGGCTGCGCGCCGGTCGCTTGGCACTCGGACCTGCGCCAGTCGCAGCGCCGCCGCGCATGGCGCGCGATCGCGAGCGGCGAGGCGCTCGTGACGGTGGGCGCGCGCTCTGCATTGTTCCTGCCCTACGCCGATCTCGGCCTGATCGTCGTCGACGAGGCGCACGAGACGAGCTTCAAGCAGGAGGACGGCGTCCATTATCACGCGCGCGACGTGGCGGTGATGCGCGGCCTGTTCGAGAAATGCCCCATCGTCCTCGCGACCGCGACTCCGGCGATCGAGATGCGCCGCCAGGTCGAGCTCGGCCGCTATGAGGAGTTGAAGCTGCCCGGCCGCTATGGCGCGGCCGAACTGCCGCACATCGAAGCCATCGATCTGATCGAGGAGCCACCCGAGCGGGGGCGGTGGCTCGCGCCCCGGCTGGTGAAGGGAATGGCGGCGACATTGGAGCGCGGCGAGCAGGTGCTGCTGTTCCTGAACCGCCGTGGCTATGCGCCGCTTACCTTGTGCCGCCACTGCGGCCACCGGTTCCAGTGCCCGAACTGCACCGCATGGATGGTCGAGCATCGGCTGACCGGCCGGCTGGCCTGCCACCATTGCGGCCACAACACGCCGACGCCCAAGCTCTGTCCGGAATGCAAAAGCGAGGACACGCTGGTTGCCTGCGGGCCGGGCGTCGAGCGGATCGCCGACGAAGTACGCGACCTGTTCCCGGACAAGCGCACTGCGATCGTCACGTCGGACACACTCTGGTCCCCCGCCAAGGCCGCCGAATTCGTGCGGCGAATGGAAGCGCGCGAGATCGACATCGTGGTGGGCACCCAGCTCGTCACAAAGGGATATCATTTCCCCAATCTGACGCTGGTGGGCGTCGTTGACGCCGACCTGGGGCTCGACGGCGGCGACCTGCGCGCGAGCGAACGCACGTTCCAGCAAATCATGCAGGTGTCCGGGCGGGCCGGACGCGGCGAGAAGCCCGGTACGGTCCTCATTCAGACGCACCAGCCCAGCGCGCAGGTGATGCGGGCGCTGGTGACCGGCGACGGCGAAGCCTTCTACGCCGCCGAAACCGAGGCGCGGCGAGAAGCGTCCGCCCCGCCGTTCGGCCGCTATGCCGCGATCGTCGTCAGCTCGGAAGATCGCGCCGCTGCCGAGGAAACCGCGCGGATGCTCGGTCGCAGCGCGCCGCAGCTGGACGAAATGATGGTGTTCGGGCCGGCGCCCGCCCCGCTGGCGATGCTGCGTGGCCGCCACCGGTTTCGGCTGCTCGTCCATGCAAAGCGCACGTTCGACGTGCAGGATGTGATCCGCACCTGGCTCGACGGCGTCGGCCGGAACGCGAAAGTTCGCGTAACGGTGGACGTCGATCCGTACAGCTTTCTGTGA
- the ada gene encoding bifunctional DNA-binding transcriptional regulator/O6-methylguanine-DNA methyltransferase Ada has protein sequence MMALPALCEDEAYAAFERRDRSYDGRVIGAVTTTRIYCKPSCPARRPKREHVVFYADPAAARAAGFRACLRCKPDEVARDRIAVAQAVALIEAAEAPLPLDELARRVGYAPHHFHRLFKRATGVTPAAYARGLRARRAAAALNQEATVTDAIYEAGYSAPSRFYETAGARLGMTPSAWKQGGAGVTIRWTIAATSLGPLLIAATEKGLCRVSFDEDSAALVQRFPNAEIAAGGAALEELAARVVAEVETPGRNADLPLDVQGTAFQEAVWQALRAIPPGETRSYAQLAAEIGKPGAVRAAGSACGANNVAVLIPCHRVQRSDGSMGGYAYGVERKRVLRRREGVED, from the coding sequence ATGATGGCTCTCCCGGCTCTGTGCGAAGACGAGGCGTATGCCGCTTTCGAGCGCCGCGATCGTTCCTATGACGGGCGCGTGATCGGCGCCGTCACGACGACGCGGATCTATTGCAAGCCGAGCTGTCCCGCCCGGCGGCCGAAGCGGGAACATGTGGTCTTCTATGCCGATCCCGCGGCCGCGCGCGCCGCGGGATTTCGCGCCTGCCTGCGCTGCAAGCCGGATGAGGTGGCGCGCGATCGGATCGCGGTGGCACAGGCGGTCGCGCTGATCGAAGCCGCCGAGGCGCCACTGCCGCTCGATGAGCTCGCCCGGCGGGTCGGCTACGCTCCGCACCACTTCCACCGGCTGTTCAAGCGCGCCACGGGAGTGACGCCCGCAGCCTATGCGCGGGGGCTTCGCGCCCGTCGCGCTGCCGCAGCGCTCAACCAGGAGGCAACCGTGACCGATGCCATCTACGAGGCGGGCTATTCGGCACCCAGCCGATTCTATGAGACTGCGGGTGCACGGCTGGGCATGACGCCGTCGGCGTGGAAGCAGGGCGGGGCGGGCGTGACAATTCGCTGGACCATTGCCGCGACCAGCCTCGGGCCGTTGCTGATCGCGGCCACCGAGAAGGGGTTGTGCCGAGTCTCCTTCGACGAAGATTCGGCGGCGCTCGTGCAGCGCTTTCCCAATGCCGAGATCGCCGCAGGCGGCGCCGCTCTGGAGGAACTTGCCGCCCGCGTCGTTGCCGAAGTGGAGACGCCGGGCCGCAACGCCGATTTGCCGCTCGATGTGCAGGGAACGGCATTTCAGGAGGCGGTGTGGCAGGCGCTGCGCGCGATTCCGCCCGGCGAGACGCGCAGCTATGCTCAGCTCGCCGCCGAGATCGGAAAGCCCGGTGCCGTCCGCGCGGCTGGCAGCGCTTGCGGCGCCAACAATGTCGCCGTGCTCATCCCCTGCCATCGGGTTCAGCGTTCCGACGGCAGCATGGGCGGCTACGCCTATGGCGTCGAGCGCAAGCGTGTTCTGCGCCGCCGCGAAGGCGTGGAGGACTAG
- a CDS encoding DedA family protein: protein MTQFTISIVVAGGYWGILFLMALENIFPPIPSEVIMGLGGIAVAQGDMNFWLVLGFGTVGTVLGNLGWYEVGRRLGYQRLKPLVDRHGRWFTMEWEDVEKLHGHFRRRGGVTVFLFRFMPFGRTVISIPAGMLKMPFGRFLLFTAAGSAIWNTILLGAGYFLGTQYDRIQSYIGPAAIAIFAAMILWYIYRVVTWKPRSERQARG from the coding sequence ATGACTCAGTTCACGATCAGCATCGTCGTCGCGGGGGGCTATTGGGGCATCCTGTTCCTGATGGCGCTCGAGAACATCTTTCCGCCCATCCCCTCCGAAGTCATCATGGGCCTTGGCGGGATCGCGGTGGCGCAGGGCGACATGAACTTCTGGCTGGTGCTCGGTTTCGGCACCGTCGGCACGGTGCTCGGCAACCTCGGCTGGTACGAAGTGGGCCGCCGCCTCGGCTACCAGCGGCTCAAGCCGCTGGTCGATCGGCACGGCCGCTGGTTCACCATGGAGTGGGAGGATGTCGAGAAGCTCCACGGCCACTTCCGCCGCCGCGGCGGCGTCACTGTGTTCCTGTTCCGCTTCATGCCGTTCGGCCGCACCGTGATTTCGATCCCGGCGGGCATGCTGAAAATGCCGTTCGGCCGCTTCCTGCTCTTCACGGCGGCGGGCAGCGCGATCTGGAATACCATCCTGCTGGGCGCGGGCTATTTCCTTGGCACCCAATATGATCGCATCCAGAGCTACATCGGCCCCGCGGCGATCGCGATCTTCGCGGCGATGATCCTCTGGTACATCTATCGCGTCGTCACCTGGAAGCCGCGTTCCGAGCGTCAAGCCCGCGGGTGA
- a CDS encoding DUF2490 domain-containing protein, with translation MRSLAILTLLVLAATPAKAQETEALLWLSADADVALGSATELGLESEFRFDDSGLDESILGFMLSHEVGGVSVGAGYQHSRSVGGPAIREHRLRQQVAFPITRVAGGTLRGQLRLEERFRNDGDDVHFRLRPQIAYSLPLNRDGTRLSVAHESFIGTSADWNRQRGLFRMRNSIAVAAPLVGRMRGSVGYLNQYGFGRDGARDRMAHVVTAGIALGF, from the coding sequence ATGCGATCGCTCGCCATTCTGACGTTGTTGGTCCTGGCAGCGACCCCGGCGAAGGCGCAGGAGACCGAGGCGCTTCTGTGGCTCTCGGCCGACGCCGACGTGGCGCTGGGAAGCGCCACCGAGCTCGGGCTCGAGAGCGAATTCCGGTTCGACGATTCCGGGCTCGACGAATCGATCCTCGGCTTCATGCTCAGCCACGAGGTCGGCGGCGTCTCAGTGGGCGCGGGGTATCAGCACAGCCGCAGCGTTGGTGGCCCCGCGATTCGCGAACACCGGCTGCGCCAGCAGGTGGCGTTTCCGATCACACGCGTGGCGGGGGGAACGCTGCGCGGGCAACTGCGGCTGGAGGAGCGATTCCGCAACGACGGCGATGACGTGCATTTTCGTCTCCGCCCCCAGATCGCCTACAGTCTCCCGCTGAATCGCGATGGCACGCGGCTGTCGGTTGCGCACGAAAGCTTCATCGGGACATCCGCCGACTGGAACCGGCAGCGGGGGCTGTTCCGCATGCGCAACTCGATCGCGGTCGCTGCGCCGCTGGTCGGGCGGATGCGCGGCAGCGTGGGATATCTCAACCAGTACGGGTTCGGCCGCGACGGAGCGCGCGACCGAATGGCACATGTGGTGACGGCAGGGATTGCGCTCGGCTTCTGA
- a CDS encoding PilZ domain-containing protein, whose translation MARLEVLGEVDRRGAIRFVVDGETTARGMDGTPVDVIVEDYSRTGFRFVGDVDFPVGTLVSIGLAGAGAREAKVIRRDGPHHGCEFLVPLPQSVMKKAFRGQEEVVAALEAALARATAPAAVDPEPPQRLRPGRWSGIVRLLRR comes from the coding sequence GTGGCGCGACTGGAAGTGCTAGGTGAAGTTGATCGCCGCGGCGCGATCCGCTTCGTCGTGGACGGCGAGACGACTGCCCGGGGTATGGACGGGACCCCGGTGGACGTGATCGTCGAGGATTATTCGCGGACGGGCTTCCGGTTCGTCGGCGACGTGGACTTCCCCGTGGGGACACTCGTTTCAATCGGACTCGCCGGTGCCGGCGCGCGCGAGGCGAAGGTCATTCGCAGGGATGGCCCGCACCATGGCTGCGAGTTCCTGGTGCCGTTGCCGCAAAGCGTTATGAAGAAGGCGTTTCGCGGCCAGGAGGAAGTTGTTGCAGCACTCGAGGCTGCGCTGGCGCGCGCTACCGCGCCGGCGGCGGTCGATCCGGAGCCGCCGCAAAGGCTACGTCCGGGACGATGGTCGGGGATTGTGCGGCTGCTGCGGCGATGA
- the rsmI gene encoding 16S rRNA (cytidine(1402)-2'-O)-methyltransferase — MNAVLAPGLYIVATPIGNLGDLSPRAAEILRNADLVAVEDSRVTAGLLRHIGTRRPMTPYHDHNAESVRPGLIARMASEAVALVSDAGTPLISDPGYKLVRDARAAGHLVVTIPGPCAGIAALTLAGLPTDRFFFLGFLPAKQQARAEAIAEVASVRATLVFYESGPRLAAALAALVQGLGDREAAVAREITKKFEECVTGSLSELAARYADAPPRGEIVIVVGPPGEAPAASAADADAALAEALTRLPASKAAGEVAKRLGLDRRTLYARALELK, encoded by the coding sequence ATGAACGCCGTACTTGCGCCTGGTCTCTATATCGTCGCCACGCCGATCGGCAATCTCGGCGACCTGTCTCCGCGCGCGGCGGAGATACTTCGGAATGCCGATCTAGTCGCGGTGGAAGACAGCCGCGTGACCGCCGGGCTGCTCCGCCACATCGGCACGAGGCGCCCGATGACCCCCTATCACGATCATAATGCCGAATCGGTTCGCCCCGGCCTGATCGCCCGAATGGCGAGCGAGGCAGTCGCGCTCGTGTCGGACGCAGGCACGCCGCTCATCTCCGATCCCGGCTACAAGCTCGTCCGCGACGCCCGCGCCGCCGGCCATCTCGTCGTCACCATCCCCGGCCCCTGCGCCGGGATCGCGGCGCTCACGCTCGCCGGGCTACCGACCGACCGTTTCTTCTTCCTCGGCTTCCTTCCCGCAAAGCAGCAGGCGCGCGCCGAGGCGATCGCCGAAGTCGCCTCGGTGCGCGCGACTCTCGTCTTCTACGAATCGGGCCCGCGGCTCGCCGCCGCGCTCGCCGCGCTTGTCCAGGGCCTGGGCGATCGCGAGGCGGCGGTGGCGCGCGAAATCACCAAGAAGTTCGAGGAATGCGTCACCGGCAGCCTGTCCGAACTGGCCGCGCGCTATGCCGATGCGCCGCCCAGGGGCGAGATCGTGATCGTCGTCGGCCCGCCCGGCGAAGCGCCCGCCGCCAGCGCCGCGGATGCCGATGCCGCGCTCGCCGAGGCGCTCACACGCCTTCCCGCGTCGAAGGCCGCGGGCGAAGTGGCGAAGCGGCTCGGCCTCGATCGCCGGACGCTCTACGCCCGCGCGCTCGAGCTCAAATGA
- a CDS encoding S1C family serine protease, with protein MNSSAGLGMVRRLLLLVTLMLAGIQPARADDIAAAGRGVVRIVTIAVVGDEVVGFGHGSGFAVAPNRVVTNAHVVELAARYPDNVVIGVVPSEGQKSFQGRLIAFDPDRDLALIEFSGVRLPPLTLFTGPLQEGEPMVALGYPGNVDLATAQSAAAYITPQSPVRSQGNFAGRRTLIGTSVLLHTASIARGNSGGPLLDRCGRVLGVNSAITRAEEGDSSFGFAIAGSELTAFLREAQQDIATVNVECVSIEERLAQDRSAAEQAAEERAARERAEAERTAAARAEAIAQARAQNEAARENYMAAAALLLVLGALAVGGAGLLLSRGRSREALWVAIGGVVLMLGAVALFFSRPSFDESTIEAIPEPAESTAAAAIVAGRMLCTLVPERSRVTVSSTNDVPLEVTAEGCVNGRTQYAEANGSWERILVPSEEQTVSVLTFDAATRTYTNTRYLLSAEQMSRARELRSQVELKQCSADQDARAQLATRQQAIRAALPEVFNEKLVYRCDPAVAAAE; from the coding sequence ATGAATTCGAGCGCGGGGTTGGGAATGGTGCGGCGGTTGCTCCTGCTGGTGACGCTGATGCTCGCCGGAATCCAGCCGGCGCGGGCAGACGATATCGCCGCCGCCGGGCGCGGCGTGGTGCGGATCGTCACCATCGCGGTCGTCGGCGACGAAGTGGTCGGGTTCGGCCATGGCAGCGGCTTTGCCGTGGCGCCCAATCGCGTGGTCACAAACGCGCACGTCGTCGAACTCGCTGCGCGCTATCCCGACAATGTGGTGATCGGCGTGGTGCCCTCCGAAGGGCAGAAATCCTTTCAAGGCCGGTTGATCGCCTTCGATCCCGACCGCGATCTGGCGCTGATCGAATTCAGCGGCGTGCGGCTGCCGCCGCTGACCTTGTTCACGGGACCGTTGCAGGAAGGCGAGCCAATGGTGGCACTCGGCTATCCCGGCAACGTCGATCTCGCCACCGCCCAGTCGGCAGCCGCCTATATCACTCCACAATCGCCGGTGCGCAGCCAAGGCAATTTCGCGGGCCGTCGCACTCTCATCGGCACCAGCGTACTGCTCCATACCGCCAGCATCGCGCGCGGCAATTCGGGCGGGCCACTGCTCGATCGGTGCGGGCGCGTGCTGGGCGTCAATTCGGCGATCACGCGGGCCGAGGAAGGCGACTCGAGCTTCGGCTTCGCCATCGCGGGCAGCGAGCTGACCGCTTTCCTGCGCGAGGCACAGCAAGACATCGCGACAGTGAATGTCGAGTGTGTCAGCATCGAGGAACGGCTGGCGCAGGATCGCAGCGCCGCCGAACAAGCGGCCGAAGAGCGCGCGGCTCGCGAGCGCGCCGAAGCCGAGCGCACAGCTGCGGCACGCGCCGAGGCAATCGCCCAGGCGCGCGCACAGAACGAAGCCGCACGTGAGAATTACATGGCCGCGGCCGCCCTGCTGCTGGTGCTGGGTGCATTGGCGGTGGGCGGCGCAGGGCTGCTGCTCTCCCGCGGACGCAGCCGCGAGGCGTTGTGGGTCGCGATCGGCGGCGTGGTGTTGATGCTGGGCGCAGTCGCATTGTTCTTCAGCCGTCCCAGCTTCGACGAGAGCACCATCGAGGCAATTCCCGAACCTGCGGAGAGCACTGCCGCCGCCGCGATCGTGGCCGGCCGAATGCTGTGCACGCTTGTGCCCGAGCGAAGCCGCGTGACCGTCTCGAGCACGAACGATGTGCCGCTGGAGGTCACTGCCGAGGGCTGTGTCAACGGCCGGACCCAATATGCCGAAGCGAACGGAAGCTGGGAGCGAATCCTGGTGCCGTCCGAGGAACAGACCGTCTCCGTCCTCACTTTCGACGCTGCGACGCGGACATATACCAACACCCGGTACCTGCTTTCGGCCGAGCAGATGAGCCGGGCGCGCGAGCTTCGCTCGCAGGTCGAGCTCAAGCAATGTTCCGCCGATCAGGACGCGCGCGCCCAGCTCGCCACCCGCCAGCAGGCGATCCGGGCGGCGCTTCCGGAGGTGTTCAACGAGAAGCTTGTCTATCGCTGCGATCCGGCGGTCGCCGCGGCGGAATAG
- the gshB gene encoding glutathione synthase, translating into MQLTVAVQMDPLESINIAGDSSFALMLAAQERGHRLFHYAPEALNYSNGRVWTDAHPVTVQRVEGDHFARGERVKLDLGDEADVVLMRQDPPFDLGYITATHLLERIADRTLVVNDPFHVRNAPEKIFVLDYARFMPPTLVTRSLEEARAFLAEHGEIVVKPLHGNGGKAIFKIGPDGANLSSLIEVFNTAYREPHMVQAFLPGVAKGDKRIVLVDGAVAGAVNRIPGEGEIRSNLAVGGKAAKTELTAREREICDALAPELRRRGLLFVGIDVIGGEWLTEINVTSPTGIVAIDRFNGTDTAAMIWEAIERKVAERR; encoded by the coding sequence ATGCAACTCACCGTCGCGGTCCAGATGGACCCGCTCGAATCGATCAACATCGCCGGAGATTCCAGCTTCGCGCTGATGCTCGCGGCGCAGGAGCGCGGCCACCGGCTGTTCCACTATGCGCCCGAAGCACTGAATTATTCGAACGGTCGGGTCTGGACCGACGCACATCCGGTGACGGTGCAGCGGGTGGAGGGGGATCATTTCGCGCGGGGCGAACGGGTGAAGCTCGATCTCGGCGACGAAGCCGACGTCGTGCTCATGCGCCAGGATCCGCCGTTCGATCTCGGCTATATCACCGCCACCCATCTGCTCGAGCGCATCGCCGACCGGACGCTGGTGGTGAACGATCCCTTCCACGTCCGCAACGCGCCCGAAAAGATCTTCGTGCTCGATTACGCGCGGTTCATGCCGCCGACGCTCGTCACGCGCAGTCTCGAAGAGGCGCGTGCGTTCCTGGCCGAACATGGCGAGATCGTCGTGAAGCCGCTCCACGGCAACGGCGGCAAGGCGATCTTCAAGATCGGGCCCGACGGCGCGAATCTCTCCTCGCTGATCGAAGTGTTCAACACCGCCTATCGCGAGCCGCACATGGTGCAGGCGTTCCTGCCCGGCGTCGCCAAGGGCGACAAGCGGATCGTGCTGGTCGACGGCGCCGTCGCCGGCGCGGTCAACCGCATCCCGGGCGAAGGCGAGATCCGCTCGAATCTGGCGGTCGGCGGCAAGGCGGCGAAGACCGAGCTTACCGCCCGCGAACGCGAGATCTGCGACGCGCTCGCTCCCGAGCTGCGCCGGCGCGGGCTGCTGTTCGTCGGGATCGACGTGATCGGCGGCGAGTGGCTGACCGAGATCAACGTCACTTCGCCGACCGGAATCGTCGCGATCGACCGGTTCAACGGGACCGACACCGCGGCGATGATCTGGGAAGCGATCGAACGAAAGGTCGCCGAACGGCGTTGA
- a CDS encoding tyrosine recombinase XerC: MNAPLPLRYAEHLARDRRRSAHTVRAYRATAERLLAFLRDHWGGEPDAAALAAVGAADLRAYLAHRRSEGLGNASAARELSAVRGFLRFVAGERAELPRLRGPKVKKGVPRPISPEEAVALTEEVSEDAAEPWIAARDLAVLLLLYGAGLRIGEAVRLTGAALPLGETLRVTGKRDKTRIVPLLPQVRAAVEEYARICPYGVAGEAPLFRGAKGGPLPPGAIRKAVRRARVRLGLSERTTPHALRHSFATHLLGRGADLRALQELLGHASLSSTQIYTAVDAAHLLDVYRNAHPRA; the protein is encoded by the coding sequence ATGAACGCGCCGCTCCCCTTGCGCTATGCAGAGCATCTTGCCCGCGACCGGCGCCGCTCGGCGCATACCGTTCGTGCCTATCGTGCGACCGCCGAGCGGCTGCTCGCCTTTTTGCGCGATCACTGGGGCGGCGAGCCCGATGCCGCGGCGCTGGCGGCGGTCGGCGCGGCCGACCTGCGCGCCTATCTCGCGCATCGCCGCAGCGAAGGACTCGGCAACGCTTCGGCGGCACGCGAGCTTTCGGCGGTGCGCGGGTTCCTGCGCTTCGTTGCCGGCGAACGTGCCGAGCTGCCGCGGCTTCGCGGGCCGAAAGTGAAGAAGGGCGTGCCGCGCCCGATCTCGCCAGAGGAGGCAGTGGCGCTGACCGAGGAAGTATCGGAGGACGCCGCCGAACCCTGGATCGCGGCGCGTGACCTTGCCGTGCTGCTGCTGCTCTATGGCGCGGGGCTCCGGATCGGCGAGGCGGTGCGGCTCACCGGCGCCGCGCTGCCGCTGGGCGAGACGCTGCGGGTCACCGGCAAGCGCGACAAGACGCGGATCGTGCCGCTGCTGCCGCAGGTGCGCGCCGCGGTGGAGGAATATGCCCGCATCTGCCCTTATGGTGTCGCGGGCGAAGCGCCACTGTTTCGCGGGGCGAAGGGCGGGCCGCTGCCGCCCGGCGCGATTCGCAAGGCAGTGCGCAGGGCTCGGGTGCGGCTGGGGCTTTCGGAGCGTACCACACCGCATGCGCTCCGCCACAGCTTCGCGACTCATCTGCTCGGCCGCGGGGCGGACCTGCGGGCGCTGCAGGAACTGCTGGGGCATGCCAGCCTCAGCTCGACTCAGATCTACACCGCCGTTGATGCCGCACATCTGCTCGACGTCTATCGCAACGCTCACCCGCGGGCTTGA
- the fsa gene encoding fructose-6-phosphate aldolase has translation MKFFVDTADTAEIRDLAASGLVDGVTTNPSLIHKAGRDFLEVVKEICGITDGPVSAEVVATDYDEMMREAEIVRKIADNVTVKVPLTIDGLKACKSLTDDGTMVNVTLCFSANQALLAAKAGATFISPFVGRHDDAGFDGMKLIEDIRLIYDNYLFETEILVASVRHPVHILEAAKIGADVMTAPPAVIRQLVKHPLTDKGIESFLADWAKTGQTIG, from the coding sequence ATGAAATTCTTCGTCGACACTGCCGACACTGCCGAAATTCGCGACCTTGCCGCTTCGGGGCTGGTTGATGGCGTCACCACCAACCCCAGCCTGATTCACAAGGCGGGGCGCGACTTCCTGGAGGTGGTGAAGGAAATCTGCGGCATCACCGACGGGCCGGTCTCGGCCGAGGTCGTCGCGACCGACTATGACGAGATGATGCGCGAAGCGGAGATCGTGCGGAAGATCGCCGACAATGTCACAGTGAAGGTGCCGCTGACGATCGACGGGCTGAAGGCGTGCAAGAGCCTGACCGACGACGGCACGATGGTGAACGTCACGCTCTGTTTCTCGGCCAATCAGGCGCTGCTCGCGGCCAAGGCGGGCGCGACGTTCATCTCGCCGTTCGTCGGCCGGCACGACGATGCCGGCTTCGACGGAATGAAGCTGATTGAGGACATTCGCCTCATCTACGACAACTACCTGTTCGAAACCGAGATTCTGGTCGCCTCCGTCCGCCACCCGGTGCACATCCTCGAAGCGGCCAAGATCGGCGCCGACGTGATGACCGCGCCGCCCGCAGTGATCCGCCAGCTCGTCAAGCACCCGCTGACCGACAAGGGCATCGAGAGCTTTCTCGCCGACTGGGCGAAGACCGGTCAGACGATCGGCTGA